Genomic window (Acidobacteriota bacterium):
GGGTTGTTCTTCAGGGGGACCCGGAAAGCGGAGCGGTGTTCCGAGCGGCAGTTCATGACATGGTAGAACTGCATGAGCACCAGCAGGGTGAGCACCCCGTTGCGCGCGCTCCCCTCGTCCCAACCGTTCGCCAGCAGCCACACCCAGCCGGCGTAGCACACGAGCGCCATGATGATTCCGGCGACCAGGACCTGCTCGACCATCTTCCGGTTGAACAGCCCTTCCCCGGGGCTGCGGGGGGGCAGGCGCATCACCCCCCGTTCTCCCGCCTCGAACGCCAGCGCGACATCCTGGATGCCGTTGGTCACGAGGTTGAGCCAGAGGATCTGCACCGCCAGCAGGGGGACGGGGTACCCCGTCGCCACCGAAAGCCCGATCAGGACCAGTTCCGCCAGGCCGGTGGAGATCAGCAGGAGCGTCACCTTGCGCACGTTGGCGTAGGCGTGGCGCCCCTCCTCGATCCCGGCGACGATGGAGGCGAAATTGTCGTCGGTCACGATCATCGACGCGGTGTCGCGCGCGACGTCGGTTCCCGAACCCATGGCCACGCCGATGTTGGCCTTCCTGAGGGCCGGGGCGTCGTTGACCCCGTCCCCGGTCACGGCGACGAAATCGCCGAGGTGCATGAGGGCGTCGACGATGTGCAGTTTCTGGTCGGGCGTGACGCGGGCGAAGACGCGCGCCCGCCGGACGGTTTCGAAAAATTCGGGCGTGTCGTACGATCCGGTCACGGCCAGGTCGTGCCCGCTGACGACGCTCTCCCGGTCCGAGGAGATCCCGAGTTCCCGCGCGATGGCGAAGGCGGTGGCGGGGTGGTCCCCCGTGATCATCACCACCTTGACGCCCGCACCGCGGGCCTCGGCGATCGCGTCCCGGACTTCGGGACGCAGCGGGTCGATGAACCCGATCAGGGCCTGGAGCGCCAGGCGGGGAACGCGACCCGAATCGAACCGTTCGGGCTCTTCCCGGAGCGTCCCCGTCGCCAGGGCGAGCACGCGGTAGCCGTCCCCGGCCAGCCGCTCCGCCTGCCGCACGACGGCTTCGCCATCGAGGGGGACGCTTTCCCCGTCCCGCTCCATCGTGTCGCAGAAGCGGAGGACCTCCTCCACGGCCCCCTTGACCGCGACCTCCTTCCGCCCGTCCAGCTCGTAGACCGCCGCTGCGTACCGCGTCTCCGATTCGAAGGGGACCCGGTGAATCAGCGGATGGCGCCTGCGGGCTTCCTCCGGGTCGATTCCCAGCTTGTGAGCCAGTGCGAGCAGGGCGACATCCATGGCGTCCCCCGAATGTTCCCACCCGTCCCCTGCCCGCGAGAGCGACGCCTCGTTGCAGAGCAGGGAAGCGAGCCCGATGCTCTCCAGACGCCTCTTCCCGGCGTCGCTGATCTCCGCGCCGCCGTGCGTCACCGCTCCGGTTCCGTTATACCCCTGCCCCGACACCTCGAAAACGCTTCCGTCGGGGAGATGCAGGAGCCTGACGGTCTGCTGGTTGACCGTGAGCGTGCCGGTCTTGTCGCTGGCCACCGCCGTGCAGCTCCCAAGGCTCTCGACGGCCGAGAGACGCCTCACGATCACGTGGCGGCGCGCCATCCGGGCGGCCGCGAGCGACAGCGCCACGGTCATGGCGATGGGGAGCCCTTCGGGAATGGCGGACACCGCCATGGCGATGACCAGGATGAAGACCTCCTCGAGGGGCATGCCGCGGGCGAAGGACACGGCGCCGAGCAGGGCGGCGAAGATCAGGACAACGACGCTGATCTGCCGGGCGAACCGTTCCATCCGGATCACGAGCGGGGGTTGCGCGCCGGCCTCCTCCGTGACCGCCCGGGCGATCTTTCCGACCTCGGTGTGCGTGCCGGTGGCGACGACCAGTCCGAGCCCGCGCCCCGTCAACACGGTGGCCCCCGCGTAGGCCATGTTCTCCCGGTCGCTGACCGGGGTGTCGATCGGGAGGGGCTGCGGCGCCTTCTCGGCCGCCACCGACTCCCCGGTGAGGAACGCCTCGTCCATCGTGAGGTTGGCGGCCTCGACCAGGCGCAGGTCGGCGGGGACCTTGTCCCCCGATTCGAGCAGCACCACGTCGCCCGGGACGATGTCCTCCGCCGGCGTCATCCGCGTCCTGCCGGAGCGGATCACCCGCGCCTGGATGCGCAGCAGCTGCTGCAGGGAGTGGGC
Coding sequences:
- a CDS encoding HAD-IC family P-type ATPase, encoding MELEEMPDRPVPWHALADDALHRKLQTRRDGIDDAHAEERRRVFGKNILPSKRPPTLVEVFLHQFRSPLIYILLIAAVVAVLMDDLKDALFIFAVILLNAAIGTVQEYRAERSAHSLQQLLRIQARVIRSGRTRMTPAEDIVPGDVVLLESGDKVPADLRLVEAANLTMDEAFLTGESVAAEKAPQPLPIDTPVSDRENMAYAGATVLTGRGLGLVVATGTHTEVGKIARAVTEEAGAQPPLVIRMERFARQISVVVLIFAALLGAVSFARGMPLEEVFILVIAMAVSAIPEGLPIAMTVALSLAAARMARRHVIVRRLSAVESLGSCTAVASDKTGTLTVNQQTVRLLHLPDGSVFEVSGQGYNGTGAVTHGGAEISDAGKRRLESIGLASLLCNEASLSRAGDGWEHSGDAMDVALLALAHKLGIDPEEARRRHPLIHRVPFESETRYAAAVYELDGRKEVAVKGAVEEVLRFCDTMERDGESVPLDGEAVVRQAERLAGDGYRVLALATGTLREEPERFDSGRVPRLALQALIGFIDPLRPEVRDAIAEARGAGVKVVMITGDHPATAFAIARELGISSDRESVVSGHDLAVTGSYDTPEFFETVRRARVFARVTPDQKLHIVDALMHLGDFVAVTGDGVNDAPALRKANIGVAMGSGTDVARDTASMIVTDDNFASIVAGIEEGRHAYANVRKVTLLLISTGLAELVLIGLSVATGYPVPLLAVQILWLNLVTNGIQDVALAFEAGERGVMRLPPRSPGEGLFNRKMVEQVLVAGIIMALVCYAGWVWLLANGWDEGSARNGVLTLLVLMQFYHVMNCRSEHRSAFRVPLKNNPVLMTGMAAAFLLHIAATEVPFLRYLLGTEPLSVEKWLLFAVAAAAVLLAMEGYKWWSRRKTADGI